The following proteins are encoded in a genomic region of Vulpes vulpes isolate BD-2025 chromosome X, VulVul3, whole genome shotgun sequence:
- the SHROOM2 gene encoding protein Shroom2 isoform X6, whose protein sequence is MHCERSCQGIRRQADAQCPEDSTTAQQDFQKPSQPPKPSPAWEAPEVPQEARSRAGTLPRDYRYPEETLRPGPQVQSAPSALHTRGQDPRPVNTTPLTKKPAPQRPPPPKREPRPFKGLAGGTPVATHLGAPSKSLPPPSPEALEACVDRLSLSHIPCASVEKLSSSQPEDSLRAAGEHSRQHVDEHTACPKREALLPSRFRPLHMSTMETSRSPSPQFAPQKLTDKPPLLIQDENSTRIERVIDNNTTVKMVPIKIVHSESQPEKESRQGLARTAELPALPSGLERDQIKTLSTSEQSYSRFCVYSRQGTEPEPQPPSTPAPPTKDSGASPSGLSYVKAKERTAEDLKSEELAREIVGKDKSLADILDPSVKIRTTMDLMEGIFPKDEHLLEEAQQRRKLLPKIPSPRTTEEKKEEPSVPVALSLATSSTYYSTSAPKAELLIKMKDLQQQQEPEEDSGSDLDHDLSVKKELIESISRKLQVLREARESLLEDIQANSALGDEVEAIAKDVCKPNEFDKFRMFIGDLEKVVNLLLSLSGRLARVENALNNLDDSTSPGDRQSLLEKQRVLIQQHEDAKELKENLDRRERIVFDILASYLSEESLADYEHFVKMKSALIIEQRELEDKIHLGEEQLKCLFDSLQPERGK, encoded by the exons ACAAGCAGATGCCCAGTGTCCAGAAGACAGTACAACAGCACAGCAGGACTTCCAGAAGCCATCCCAGCCCCCTAAGCCATCTCCCGCCTGGGAAGCTCCAGAGGTGCCCCAGGAGGCCCGCAGCCGAGCGGGGACTCTACCTCGAGATTACAGATACCCAGAGGAGACGCTCCGCCCAGGACCACAAGTGCAGAGCGCCCCCTCAGCCCTGCACACTCGAGGGCAGGACCCAAGGCCTGTGAACACTACACCACTCACCAAGAAGCCAGCCCCACAGAGGCCGCCACCGCCCAAACGTGAACCCAGGCCATTCAAGGGCCTGGCCGGTGGCACACCTGTGGCCACTCACCTAGGAGCCCCCAGCAAGTCCCTTCCACCACCGTCCCCAGAGGCCCTGGAGGCGTGTGTGGACCGCTTGTCTCTCTCCCACATCCCCTGTGCCTCGGTGGAGAAGCTGAGCAGCTCCCAGCCTGAAGACAGTTTGAGGGCCGCTGGTGAGCACAGCAGGCAGCATGTAGATGAGCACACAGCCTGTCCTAAGCGTGAAGCCCTGCTCCCCTCCAGATTCCGGCCCCTGCACATGTCCACCATGGAGACCTCACGCTCACCTTCTCCTCAGTTCGCTCCCCAGAAGCTGACAGACAAACCTCCCCTGCTCATCCAGGATGAGAATTCCACAAG aaTTGAGCGGGTGATCGATAACAATACCACGGTGAAGATGGTGCCCATCAAGATTGTGCACTCGGAGAGCCAGCCTGAGAAGGAGAGCCGCCAGGGCCTGGCCCGCACCGCCGAGCTGCCCGCGCTGCCCAGCGGGCTGGAGAGAGACCAGATCAAGACGCTCAGCACGTCAGAGCAGTCCTACTCACGCTTCTGCGTGTACAGCCGCCAGGGCACTGAGCCCGAGCCGCAGCCGCCCAGCACCCCAGCGCCCCCCACCAAGGACAGTGGGGCCTCTCCTTCGGGGCTCAGCTATGTGAAGGCCAAAGAGAGGACAGCCGAAGACCTCAAGTCAGAAGAGCTGGCCCGGGAGATTGTGGGGAAGGATAAGTCCCTGGCCGATATCCTGGACCCCAGTGTGAAGATCAGAACCACCATGGACCTGATGGAGGGGATCTTCCCCAAAGATGAGCACCTCCTGGAGGAAGCCCAGCAGCGGAGGAAGCTGCTCCCCAAAATCCCCTCTCCTAGAACCACGGAAGAGAA GAAAGAGGAGCCAAGCGTGCCAGTGGCCTTGTCCCTTGCTACCAGTTCCACCTATTACAGTACATCGGCCCCCAAGGCCGAGCTGCTGATTAAGATGAAGGACCTACAGCAACAGCAGGAGCCAGAAGAGGATTCGGGGAGCGACTTGGACCATGACTTGTCGGTGAAGAAG GAACTCATTGAGAGCATCAGTCGCAAGCTGCAAgtgcttcgggaagcccgggagaGCCTGCTGGAAGACATCCAAGCCAACAGCGCCCTTGGGGACGAGGTGGAGGCCATTGCCAAAGATGTCTGCAAACCCAACGAGTTCGACAAGTTCCGCATGTTCATTGGGGACCTGGAGAAAGTGGTCAACCTTCTGCTGTCGCTGTCCGGCCGCCTGGCCCGAGTGGAGAATGCCCTCAATAATTTGGACGACAGTACTTCTCCTGGTGATCGG CAATCGCTGCTCGAGAAGCAACGGGTTCTCATCCAACAGCACGAGGATGCCAAGGAACTGAAGGAGAACCTGGACCGCCGGGAGCGCATCGTGTTCGACATCCTGGCCAGCTATCTCAGCGAGGAGAGCCTGGCGGACTATGAGCATTTTGTGAAGATGAAGTCCGCCCTCATCATCGAGCAGCGGGAGCTGGAAGATAAGATACACCTGGGTGAGGAGCAGCTGAAGTGCTTGTTCGACAGCCTTCAGCCCGAAAGAGGCAAATAG
- the SHROOM2 gene encoding protein Shroom2 isoform X5: MHCERSCQGIRRQADAQCPEDSTTAQQDFQKPSQPPKPSPAWEAPEVPQEARSRAGTLPRDYRYPEETLRPGPQVQSAPSALHTRGQDPRPVNTTPLTKKPAPQRPPPPKREPRPFKGLAGGTPVATHLGAPSKSLPPPSPEALEACVDRLSLSHIPCASVEKLSSSQPEDSLRAAGEHSRQHVDEHTACPKREALLPSRFRPLHMSTMETSRSPSPQFAPQKLTDKPPLLIQDENSTRIERVIDNNTTVKMVPIKIVHSESQPEKESRQGLARTAELPALPSGLERDQIKTLSTSEQSYSRFCVYSRQGTEPEPQPPSTPAPPTKDSGASPSGLSYVKAKERTAEDLKSEELAREIVGKDKSLADILDPSVKIRTTMDLMEGIFPKDEHLLEEAQQRRKLLPKIPSPRTTEEKKEEPSVPVALSLATSSTYYSTSAPKAELLIKMKDLQQQQEPEEDSGSDLDHDLSVKKQELIESISRKLQVLREARESLLEDIQANSALGDEVEAIAKDVCKPNEFDKFRMFIGDLEKVVNLLLSLSGRLARVENALNNLDDSTSPGDRQSLLEKQRVLIQQHEDAKELKENLDRRERIVFDILASYLSEESLADYEHFVKMKSALIIEQRELEDKIHLGEEQLKCLFDSLQPERGK; the protein is encoded by the exons ACAAGCAGATGCCCAGTGTCCAGAAGACAGTACAACAGCACAGCAGGACTTCCAGAAGCCATCCCAGCCCCCTAAGCCATCTCCCGCCTGGGAAGCTCCAGAGGTGCCCCAGGAGGCCCGCAGCCGAGCGGGGACTCTACCTCGAGATTACAGATACCCAGAGGAGACGCTCCGCCCAGGACCACAAGTGCAGAGCGCCCCCTCAGCCCTGCACACTCGAGGGCAGGACCCAAGGCCTGTGAACACTACACCACTCACCAAGAAGCCAGCCCCACAGAGGCCGCCACCGCCCAAACGTGAACCCAGGCCATTCAAGGGCCTGGCCGGTGGCACACCTGTGGCCACTCACCTAGGAGCCCCCAGCAAGTCCCTTCCACCACCGTCCCCAGAGGCCCTGGAGGCGTGTGTGGACCGCTTGTCTCTCTCCCACATCCCCTGTGCCTCGGTGGAGAAGCTGAGCAGCTCCCAGCCTGAAGACAGTTTGAGGGCCGCTGGTGAGCACAGCAGGCAGCATGTAGATGAGCACACAGCCTGTCCTAAGCGTGAAGCCCTGCTCCCCTCCAGATTCCGGCCCCTGCACATGTCCACCATGGAGACCTCACGCTCACCTTCTCCTCAGTTCGCTCCCCAGAAGCTGACAGACAAACCTCCCCTGCTCATCCAGGATGAGAATTCCACAAG aaTTGAGCGGGTGATCGATAACAATACCACGGTGAAGATGGTGCCCATCAAGATTGTGCACTCGGAGAGCCAGCCTGAGAAGGAGAGCCGCCAGGGCCTGGCCCGCACCGCCGAGCTGCCCGCGCTGCCCAGCGGGCTGGAGAGAGACCAGATCAAGACGCTCAGCACGTCAGAGCAGTCCTACTCACGCTTCTGCGTGTACAGCCGCCAGGGCACTGAGCCCGAGCCGCAGCCGCCCAGCACCCCAGCGCCCCCCACCAAGGACAGTGGGGCCTCTCCTTCGGGGCTCAGCTATGTGAAGGCCAAAGAGAGGACAGCCGAAGACCTCAAGTCAGAAGAGCTGGCCCGGGAGATTGTGGGGAAGGATAAGTCCCTGGCCGATATCCTGGACCCCAGTGTGAAGATCAGAACCACCATGGACCTGATGGAGGGGATCTTCCCCAAAGATGAGCACCTCCTGGAGGAAGCCCAGCAGCGGAGGAAGCTGCTCCCCAAAATCCCCTCTCCTAGAACCACGGAAGAGAA GAAAGAGGAGCCAAGCGTGCCAGTGGCCTTGTCCCTTGCTACCAGTTCCACCTATTACAGTACATCGGCCCCCAAGGCCGAGCTGCTGATTAAGATGAAGGACCTACAGCAACAGCAGGAGCCAGAAGAGGATTCGGGGAGCGACTTGGACCATGACTTGTCGGTGAAGAAG CAGGAACTCATTGAGAGCATCAGTCGCAAGCTGCAAgtgcttcgggaagcccgggagaGCCTGCTGGAAGACATCCAAGCCAACAGCGCCCTTGGGGACGAGGTGGAGGCCATTGCCAAAGATGTCTGCAAACCCAACGAGTTCGACAAGTTCCGCATGTTCATTGGGGACCTGGAGAAAGTGGTCAACCTTCTGCTGTCGCTGTCCGGCCGCCTGGCCCGAGTGGAGAATGCCCTCAATAATTTGGACGACAGTACTTCTCCTGGTGATCGG CAATCGCTGCTCGAGAAGCAACGGGTTCTCATCCAACAGCACGAGGATGCCAAGGAACTGAAGGAGAACCTGGACCGCCGGGAGCGCATCGTGTTCGACATCCTGGCCAGCTATCTCAGCGAGGAGAGCCTGGCGGACTATGAGCATTTTGTGAAGATGAAGTCCGCCCTCATCATCGAGCAGCGGGAGCTGGAAGATAAGATACACCTGGGTGAGGAGCAGCTGAAGTGCTTGTTCGACAGCCTTCAGCCCGAAAGAGGCAAATAG
- the SHROOM2 gene encoding protein Shroom2 isoform X7 codes for MSTMETSRSPSPQFAPQKLTDKPPLLIQDENSTRIERVIDNNTTVKMVPIKIVHSESQPEKESRQGLARTAELPALPSGLERDQIKTLSTSEQSYSRFCVYSRQGTEPEPQPPSTPAPPTKDSGASPSGLSYVKAKERTAEDLKSEELAREIVGKDKSLADILDPSVKIRTTMDLMEGIFPKDEHLLEEAQQRRKLLPKIPSPRTTEEKKEEPSVPVALSLATSSTYYSTSAPKAELLIKMKDLQQQQEPEEDSGSDLDHDLSVKKQELIESISRKLQVLREARESLLEDIQANSALGDEVEAIAKDVCKPNEFDKFRMFIGDLEKVVNLLLSLSGRLARVENALNNLDDSTSPGDRQSLLEKQRVLIQQHEDAKELKENLDRRERIVFDILASYLSEESLADYEHFVKMKSALIIEQRELEDKIHLGEEQLKCLFDSLQPERGK; via the exons ATGTCCACCATGGAGACCTCACGCTCACCTTCTCCTCAGTTCGCTCCCCAGAAGCTGACAGACAAACCTCCCCTGCTCATCCAGGATGAGAATTCCACAAG aaTTGAGCGGGTGATCGATAACAATACCACGGTGAAGATGGTGCCCATCAAGATTGTGCACTCGGAGAGCCAGCCTGAGAAGGAGAGCCGCCAGGGCCTGGCCCGCACCGCCGAGCTGCCCGCGCTGCCCAGCGGGCTGGAGAGAGACCAGATCAAGACGCTCAGCACGTCAGAGCAGTCCTACTCACGCTTCTGCGTGTACAGCCGCCAGGGCACTGAGCCCGAGCCGCAGCCGCCCAGCACCCCAGCGCCCCCCACCAAGGACAGTGGGGCCTCTCCTTCGGGGCTCAGCTATGTGAAGGCCAAAGAGAGGACAGCCGAAGACCTCAAGTCAGAAGAGCTGGCCCGGGAGATTGTGGGGAAGGATAAGTCCCTGGCCGATATCCTGGACCCCAGTGTGAAGATCAGAACCACCATGGACCTGATGGAGGGGATCTTCCCCAAAGATGAGCACCTCCTGGAGGAAGCCCAGCAGCGGAGGAAGCTGCTCCCCAAAATCCCCTCTCCTAGAACCACGGAAGAGAA GAAAGAGGAGCCAAGCGTGCCAGTGGCCTTGTCCCTTGCTACCAGTTCCACCTATTACAGTACATCGGCCCCCAAGGCCGAGCTGCTGATTAAGATGAAGGACCTACAGCAACAGCAGGAGCCAGAAGAGGATTCGGGGAGCGACTTGGACCATGACTTGTCGGTGAAGAAG CAGGAACTCATTGAGAGCATCAGTCGCAAGCTGCAAgtgcttcgggaagcccgggagaGCCTGCTGGAAGACATCCAAGCCAACAGCGCCCTTGGGGACGAGGTGGAGGCCATTGCCAAAGATGTCTGCAAACCCAACGAGTTCGACAAGTTCCGCATGTTCATTGGGGACCTGGAGAAAGTGGTCAACCTTCTGCTGTCGCTGTCCGGCCGCCTGGCCCGAGTGGAGAATGCCCTCAATAATTTGGACGACAGTACTTCTCCTGGTGATCGG CAATCGCTGCTCGAGAAGCAACGGGTTCTCATCCAACAGCACGAGGATGCCAAGGAACTGAAGGAGAACCTGGACCGCCGGGAGCGCATCGTGTTCGACATCCTGGCCAGCTATCTCAGCGAGGAGAGCCTGGCGGACTATGAGCATTTTGTGAAGATGAAGTCCGCCCTCATCATCGAGCAGCGGGAGCTGGAAGATAAGATACACCTGGGTGAGGAGCAGCTGAAGTGCTTGTTCGACAGCCTTCAGCCCGAAAGAGGCAAATAG
- the SHROOM2 gene encoding protein Shroom2 isoform X8 has protein sequence MSTMETSRSPSPQFAPQKLTDKPPLLIQDENSTRIERVIDNNTTVKMVPIKIVHSESQPEKESRQGLARTAELPALPSGLERDQIKTLSTSEQSYSRFCVYSRQGTEPEPQPPSTPAPPTKDSGASPSGLSYVKAKERTAEDLKSEELAREIVGKDKSLADILDPSVKIRTTMDLMEGIFPKDEHLLEEAQQRRKLLPKIPSPRTTEEKKEEPSVPVALSLATSSTYYSTSAPKAELLIKMKDLQQQQEPEEDSGSDLDHDLSVKKELIESISRKLQVLREARESLLEDIQANSALGDEVEAIAKDVCKPNEFDKFRMFIGDLEKVVNLLLSLSGRLARVENALNNLDDSTSPGDRQSLLEKQRVLIQQHEDAKELKENLDRRERIVFDILASYLSEESLADYEHFVKMKSALIIEQRELEDKIHLGEEQLKCLFDSLQPERGK, from the exons ATGTCCACCATGGAGACCTCACGCTCACCTTCTCCTCAGTTCGCTCCCCAGAAGCTGACAGACAAACCTCCCCTGCTCATCCAGGATGAGAATTCCACAAG aaTTGAGCGGGTGATCGATAACAATACCACGGTGAAGATGGTGCCCATCAAGATTGTGCACTCGGAGAGCCAGCCTGAGAAGGAGAGCCGCCAGGGCCTGGCCCGCACCGCCGAGCTGCCCGCGCTGCCCAGCGGGCTGGAGAGAGACCAGATCAAGACGCTCAGCACGTCAGAGCAGTCCTACTCACGCTTCTGCGTGTACAGCCGCCAGGGCACTGAGCCCGAGCCGCAGCCGCCCAGCACCCCAGCGCCCCCCACCAAGGACAGTGGGGCCTCTCCTTCGGGGCTCAGCTATGTGAAGGCCAAAGAGAGGACAGCCGAAGACCTCAAGTCAGAAGAGCTGGCCCGGGAGATTGTGGGGAAGGATAAGTCCCTGGCCGATATCCTGGACCCCAGTGTGAAGATCAGAACCACCATGGACCTGATGGAGGGGATCTTCCCCAAAGATGAGCACCTCCTGGAGGAAGCCCAGCAGCGGAGGAAGCTGCTCCCCAAAATCCCCTCTCCTAGAACCACGGAAGAGAA GAAAGAGGAGCCAAGCGTGCCAGTGGCCTTGTCCCTTGCTACCAGTTCCACCTATTACAGTACATCGGCCCCCAAGGCCGAGCTGCTGATTAAGATGAAGGACCTACAGCAACAGCAGGAGCCAGAAGAGGATTCGGGGAGCGACTTGGACCATGACTTGTCGGTGAAGAAG GAACTCATTGAGAGCATCAGTCGCAAGCTGCAAgtgcttcgggaagcccgggagaGCCTGCTGGAAGACATCCAAGCCAACAGCGCCCTTGGGGACGAGGTGGAGGCCATTGCCAAAGATGTCTGCAAACCCAACGAGTTCGACAAGTTCCGCATGTTCATTGGGGACCTGGAGAAAGTGGTCAACCTTCTGCTGTCGCTGTCCGGCCGCCTGGCCCGAGTGGAGAATGCCCTCAATAATTTGGACGACAGTACTTCTCCTGGTGATCGG CAATCGCTGCTCGAGAAGCAACGGGTTCTCATCCAACAGCACGAGGATGCCAAGGAACTGAAGGAGAACCTGGACCGCCGGGAGCGCATCGTGTTCGACATCCTGGCCAGCTATCTCAGCGAGGAGAGCCTGGCGGACTATGAGCATTTTGTGAAGATGAAGTCCGCCCTCATCATCGAGCAGCGGGAGCTGGAAGATAAGATACACCTGGGTGAGGAGCAGCTGAAGTGCTTGTTCGACAGCCTTCAGCCCGAAAGAGGCAAATAG